In a single window of the Bacteroidales bacterium genome:
- a CDS encoding ATP-binding protein, producing MREFNTSGPNILEQHYTLTRQNLINKGIEFVKKNRYFTIWAPRQTGKSTYFRFLAKELEKDGYKVAHINFENYKEEPVSSFLSRLLWKFEEFWNIKITDKTIGSIFKSIEQNNKDKFVLIIDEVEGINPKYFGTFLHSIRNAYHSRENHCLKSVILVGVSNILGVISDNASPFNIADNLDVPYFTELEVLELLSQHEEETGQKFEQKVKEKIYQITAGQPGLANGFAKKLVEDYPDKEVLTYTDYLEVEHWYLNVAIDKNFANILNKAKQYRSLMERLLFKSDKIPFDIDRESIKVLHTNGLIKEHYDKNITFWVPFYKKRLYKAFYPYSNGEKSSILRSFIHSELFDDNKKLNFDALMSGYKTYVKRRGFNVFREKDENGEYKSIKESALIYSFETYIQAFLQTINGKSYREADTGLGKSDLIINVYGDESLVETKIYYYEAQFTEGKNQLAYYCQSLELKKGIYIVFLPNHINIPDVVRDNKETINDVEIITYLIFYDELKWK from the coding sequence ATGAGAGAGTTTAACACTTCAGGCCCGAATATTCTCGAACAACATTATACATTAACACGCCAAAATCTTATAAACAAAGGAATTGAATTTGTTAAGAAAAACAGATATTTTACAATTTGGGCACCTCGCCAAACTGGCAAAAGCACATATTTCAGATTTCTGGCTAAAGAGCTGGAAAAAGACGGATATAAAGTTGCACATATAAATTTTGAGAATTATAAAGAGGAACCTGTGAGTTCTTTTTTAAGCAGATTGCTGTGGAAATTTGAAGAATTTTGGAATATTAAAATTACAGACAAAACAATCGGCAGCATCTTCAAATCTATTGAGCAAAATAATAAGGATAAATTTGTTCTGATAATTGATGAAGTAGAAGGTATAAACCCTAAATATTTCGGAACATTTTTACATTCAATTCGTAATGCATATCACTCAAGAGAGAACCACTGTTTAAAAAGTGTTATTCTTGTGGGTGTTTCAAATATACTTGGTGTAATAAGTGATAATGCAAGCCCTTTTAATATTGCAGATAATTTAGATGTTCCTTATTTTACTGAACTTGAGGTTCTTGAACTATTATCACAACACGAAGAAGAAACAGGTCAAAAATTTGAACAAAAAGTAAAAGAAAAAATATATCAAATAACAGCAGGTCAACCCGGACTTGCGAACGGTTTTGCTAAAAAACTTGTTGAAGATTATCCCGATAAGGAAGTTTTAACATATACAGATTATCTCGAAGTTGAACATTGGTATTTGAATGTAGCCATTGACAAAAATTTTGCAAATATTTTAAATAAAGCAAAACAATATCGAAGTCTTATGGAAAGACTTTTGTTTAAATCCGATAAAATTCCGTTTGATATAGACAGAGAAAGCATAAAAGTATTACACACTAACGGTTTAATAAAAGAGCATTATGATAAAAATATAACATTTTGGGTGCCGTTTTATAAAAAAAGATTATACAAAGCATTTTATCCTTATTCAAACGGTGAGAAATCATCTATTTTACGCAGTTTTATTCACAGTGAACTTTTTGATGATAATAAGAAGTTAAATTTTGATGCTTTGATGTCAGGATATAAAACCTACGTGAAAAGAAGAGGCTTTAATGTTTTTAGAGAAAAAGACGAAAACGGTGAATATAAATCAATAAAAGAAAGTGCACTTATATACAGTTTTGAAACTTATATACAGGCATTTCTGCAAACAATAAACGGCAAAAGCTACAGAGAAGCCGATACAGGTCTCGGTAAAAGCGATCTTATAATTAATGTGTACGGCGATGAAAGTTTGGTTGAAACAAAAATTTATTATTATGAAGCACAATTTACAGAAGGTAAAAATCAACTTGCTTATTATTGTCAAAGCCTTGAATTGAAAAAAGGTATTTATATTGTTTTTTTACCGAACCACATAAATATTCCGGATGTTGTACGAGATAATAAAGAAACAATAAATGATGTTGAAATAATAACATACTTGATTTTCTATGATGAACTGAAATGGAAATAA